One Pagrus major chromosome 15, Pma_NU_1.0 DNA window includes the following coding sequences:
- the mtx2 gene encoding metaxin-2 isoform X1: MSLAAEAFVSQLSAAEPWPETATLYQPLKEDQILLSDCASSLAVQAYLRMCNLPVRVACRANAEYMSPSGKIPFIQVGNQVVSELGPIVQFTKAKGHSLSDGLDDVQRAEMKAYMELVNNMLLTAELYIQWCDDATAAEISRPRYSSPYSWPLSNILAYQKQYEVRRKMNAIGWGGKTLEQVYEDVSQCCQALSQRLGTQPYFFNKQPTELDALVFGHLFTILTTRLTSTELAERIKSYSNLLSFCRRIEQAYFEDKSS; the protein is encoded by the exons ATGTCTCTTGCGGCAGAGGCCTTCGTGTCGCAGTTGTCAG CTGCTGAGCCTTGGCCTGAAACTGCAACCTTGTACCAACCGCTGAAGG AGGATCAGATTCTGCTGTCAGACTGCGCCTCATCTCTCGCTGTTCAG GCCTACCTCAGGATGTGCAACTTACCAGTGCGGGTGGCTTGCAGAGCAAATGCTGAATACATGTCACCCTCTG gTAAGATTCCCTTTATCCAAGTAGGAAACCAGGTGGTGTCAGAACTGGGGCCGATAGTGCAATTCACTAAAGCTAAG GGTCATTCTCTGAGTGACGGCCTAGATGATGTTCAGAGGGCTGAAATGAAAGCGTATATGGAGCTGGTCAACAACATGCTGCTTACTGCTGAG ttgtatatccagtggtgtgatgACGCGACAGCTGCTGAG ATCTCCCGCCCCAGATACAGCAGTCCTTACTCGTGGCCTCTCAGTAACATCCTGGCCTATCAGAAGCAGTATGAGGTTCGCAGGAAGATGAACGCCATCGGCTGGGGAGGAAAGACCCTGGAGCAG GTTTATGAGGATGTGAGTCAGTGCTGCCAGGCTCTCTCACAGAGGCTGGGAACACAACCGTACTTCTTTAATAAACA gCCTACAGAACTGGATGCGTTGGTGTTTGGTCACCTCTTCACCATACTGACCACCAGACTGACCAGCACAGAGCTGGCAGAGAGGATCAAGAGCTACAGCAACCTGCTGTCCTTCTGCAGACGCATCGAACAGGCCTACTTTGAAGACAAGAGCTCTTGA
- the mtx2 gene encoding metaxin-2 isoform X2, with product MCNLPVRVACRANAEYMSPSGKIPFIQVGNQVVSELGPIVQFTKAKGHSLSDGLDDVQRAEMKAYMELVNNMLLTAELYIQWCDDATAAEISRPRYSSPYSWPLSNILAYQKQYEVRRKMNAIGWGGKTLEQVYEDVSQCCQALSQRLGTQPYFFNKQPTELDALVFGHLFTILTTRLTSTELAERIKSYSNLLSFCRRIEQAYFEDKSS from the exons ATGTGCAACTTACCAGTGCGGGTGGCTTGCAGAGCAAATGCTGAATACATGTCACCCTCTG gTAAGATTCCCTTTATCCAAGTAGGAAACCAGGTGGTGTCAGAACTGGGGCCGATAGTGCAATTCACTAAAGCTAAG GGTCATTCTCTGAGTGACGGCCTAGATGATGTTCAGAGGGCTGAAATGAAAGCGTATATGGAGCTGGTCAACAACATGCTGCTTACTGCTGAG ttgtatatccagtggtgtgatgACGCGACAGCTGCTGAG ATCTCCCGCCCCAGATACAGCAGTCCTTACTCGTGGCCTCTCAGTAACATCCTGGCCTATCAGAAGCAGTATGAGGTTCGCAGGAAGATGAACGCCATCGGCTGGGGAGGAAAGACCCTGGAGCAG GTTTATGAGGATGTGAGTCAGTGCTGCCAGGCTCTCTCACAGAGGCTGGGAACACAACCGTACTTCTTTAATAAACA gCCTACAGAACTGGATGCGTTGGTGTTTGGTCACCTCTTCACCATACTGACCACCAGACTGACCAGCACAGAGCTGGCAGAGAGGATCAAGAGCTACAGCAACCTGCTGTCCTTCTGCAGACGCATCGAACAGGCCTACTTTGAAGACAAGAGCTCTTGA